A stretch of DNA from Mesorhizobium onobrychidis:
CGACGCTCGCTTTCGAGGCCGCGGCGGATCGCCTCGAAACCCGCCTTCGGCGCTACAAGCGTCGGCTGAAGTCACATAATTCAGGCAATGCCAATGGCGAACTCACCGACATCGCCTATACGGTGATGGCGCCGCTTGCCGATGACGACGAGGAAATACCGGAGAATTTCGCGCCAGCCATCGTCGCCGAATCAACCATGACGCTGCGGACCATGTCGGTGGCGTCAGCCGTGATCGAGCTCGACACCAAGGACAGCCCGGTTCTCGTCTTCCGCAACGCCGGAAACGAGCATCTCAATATCGTCTATCGCCGGCCGGACGGAAATATCGGCTGGATCGACCCGTCTACGACCAAGGTCGCGCAGGGATGACGGCCAAGGTCGCGCAGGGATAAGGAACCAGCCGCACGCGAGAGTGAGGGCTGGCGACGGCAGGCGAACAAGGGATTTCAAGTATGGATCTGAGCGATCTTATCAACGTTCCGGCAATCTTGCCGGCGTTGAAGGCGAACTCCAAGAAGCAACTGCTGCAAATGCTGTCCGAAAGGGGGGCGGCGATTTCCGGCATTCCGGAACGGGAGGTGTTCGACACCATCCTGCAGCGTGAACGGCTGGGCTCGACCGGTGTCGGCAACGGCATTGCCATTCCGCATGGCAAGCTGGCGGGAGTGAAGCGGATCGCCGGGGTTTTCGCCCGGCTGGAGACGCCGGTCGATTTCGAGGCGCTGGACGACCAGCCGGTCGATCTGGTGTTCCTGCTTTTGGCGCCCGAAGGCGCCGGCGC
This window harbors:
- the hpf gene encoding ribosome hibernation-promoting factor, HPF/YfiA family yields the protein MTLRISGKHMDIGDAFRTRINDRVGEVIGKYFDRGFSGQIVVVKSGSRYTADCMIRLDSGASLQATGEAQDPTLAFEAAADRLETRLRRYKRRLKSHNSGNANGELTDIAYTVMAPLADDDEEIPENFAPAIVAESTMTLRTMSVASAVIELDTKDSPVLVFRNAGNEHLNIVYRRPDGNIGWIDPSTTKVAQG
- the ptsN gene encoding PTS IIA-like nitrogen regulatory protein PtsN, whose translation is MDLSDLINVPAILPALKANSKKQLLQMLSERGAAISGIPEREVFDTILQRERLGSTGVGNGIAIPHGKLAGVKRIAGVFARLETPVDFEALDDQPVDLVFLLLAPEGAGADHLKALSRIARVLRDADTVAKIRGTRDAAAIHALLSDTQASHAA